From Halomicrobium salinisoli, the proteins below share one genomic window:
- a CDS encoding V-type ATP synthase subunit C: MTTRADRKAAGASNYEYVNARVRSRRAALFDDDDYRKLVRMGPGEIARFMEESTYGREMNALGSRYDGVDLVEYALNRNLARNFEDLLDWSEGRLYDYVARYLRKFDVWNVKTVIRGIYSGAERQEIEDDLVRAGEFDEGVLDRLLAADTIEEVVEVLDGTILDEVLDDAFEDYEETGVLVPLENAVDRAYYENLLAGLPDNPEIDSPVGLYVSFLKAEVDFRNLRNAVRIARSGAESLDPVDYYIEGGRLFSESDLTGLAADTDQLAARVRESRYADDLDAALDVLEGADSLIEFENALDAALLEYADQLSNRYPLSVCPVFSYVLAKEREVDNVRAIARGREAGLEPDEIEQELVIL, from the coding sequence ATGACCACGCGAGCCGACCGCAAGGCCGCGGGCGCCAGCAACTACGAGTACGTGAACGCCCGCGTGCGCTCCCGGCGGGCGGCGCTGTTCGACGACGACGACTACCGGAAGCTGGTCCGCATGGGGCCGGGCGAGATCGCCCGCTTCATGGAGGAATCGACCTACGGCCGGGAGATGAACGCGCTGGGATCGCGCTACGACGGGGTCGACCTCGTCGAGTACGCGCTCAACCGGAACCTCGCGCGCAACTTCGAGGACCTGCTGGACTGGTCGGAGGGTCGGCTGTACGACTACGTCGCCCGCTACCTCCGGAAGTTCGACGTCTGGAACGTCAAGACGGTTATCCGGGGGATCTACTCGGGGGCCGAGCGCCAGGAGATCGAAGACGACCTCGTCCGCGCCGGCGAGTTCGACGAGGGCGTCCTCGACCGCCTGCTGGCGGCCGACACCATCGAGGAGGTCGTCGAGGTCCTCGACGGGACCATCCTCGACGAGGTGCTCGACGACGCGTTCGAGGACTACGAGGAGACCGGCGTGCTGGTTCCCCTAGAGAACGCGGTCGACCGCGCCTACTACGAGAACCTGCTGGCCGGCCTGCCGGACAACCCCGAGATCGACAGTCCGGTCGGGCTGTACGTCTCGTTCCTCAAGGCCGAGGTCGACTTCCGGAACCTCCGGAACGCCGTCCGGATCGCCCGGAGCGGCGCCGAGAGCCTCGACCCGGTCGACTACTACATCGAGGGCGGTCGCCTTTTCAGTGAGAGCGACCTAACTGGTCTGGCTGCCGACACCGATCAGCTCGCGGCGCGGGTCCGCGAGAGCCGGTACGCCGACGACCTCGACGCGGCGCTGGACGTCCTCGAGGGGGCCGACAGCCTCATCGAGTTCGAGAACGCGCTGGACGCCGCGCTGCTGGAGTACGCGGATCAGCTGTCGAACCGCTACCCGCTGTCGGTCTGTCCGGTGTTCTCGTACGTCCTCGCCAAGGAGCGCGAGGTCGACAACGTCCGCGCCATCGCCCGCGGCCGCGAGGCCGGGCTGGAGCCGGACGAGATCGAACAGGAGCTGGTGATACTATGA
- a CDS encoding V-type ATP synthase subunit E — protein sequence MSLDTVVEDVREEARARAEEIRSDADERAEDILADAEADAAEIREDREAEVERQIEQEREQKLSSAKLESKQERLAARRDVLEDVREQVEDEIAGLEGDQREELTRALLDAAAAEFDDGTAVEVYGRPDDQELLTSILADYDGYEYAGEFDCLGGVVAESDASRVRVNNTFDSILEDVWEDNLRDISDRLFGDQ from the coding sequence ATGAGCCTTGATACAGTCGTAGAGGACGTACGAGAGGAGGCCCGCGCGCGTGCGGAGGAAATTCGCTCCGACGCGGACGAGCGCGCGGAGGACATCCTCGCGGACGCAGAAGCCGACGCGGCGGAGATCCGCGAGGACCGCGAGGCCGAGGTCGAGCGACAGATCGAGCAGGAGCGCGAGCAGAAGCTCTCCAGCGCCAAGCTGGAGTCCAAGCAGGAGCGCCTCGCGGCCCGCCGCGACGTCCTCGAGGACGTCCGCGAGCAGGTCGAGGACGAGATCGCCGGGCTGGAAGGCGATCAGCGCGAGGAGCTGACGCGTGCACTGCTGGACGCGGCCGCCGCTGAGTTCGACGACGGCACCGCGGTCGAGGTGTACGGCCGCCCCGACGACCAGGAGCTACTGACGTCGATCCTCGCCGACTACGACGGCTACGAGTACGCCGGCGAGTTCGACTGTCTGGGCGGCGTGGTCGCCGAGAGCGACGCCTCGCGCGTCCGGGTGAACAACACCTTCGACTCGATCCTCGAGGACGTCTGGGAGGACAACCTGCGAGACATCAGCGACAGGCTCTTCGGGGACCAATGA
- a CDS encoding F0F1 ATP synthase subunit C, whose product MIDNALALAPVLQETAAGGPAIEEAATAFAALAVGLAALGAGYAERGIGAAGVGAIAEDEGMFGQVLILTVLPETIVILALVVVFLTL is encoded by the coding sequence ATGATCGACAACGCACTTGCGCTGGCGCCTGTACTGCAAGAAACTGCTGCTGGTGGACCTGCTATCGAAGAAGCCGCGACCGCGTTCGCCGCACTTGCCGTCGGTCTGGCGGCGCTCGGTGCGGGCTACGCCGAGCGTGGCATCGGTGCCGCGGGCGTCGGCGCCATCGCCGAGGACGAAGGCATGTTCGGCCAGGTTCTGATTCTGACGGTCCTCCCGGAGACGATCGTCATTCTGGCCCTGGTCGTCGTGTTCCTCACCCTATAA
- a CDS encoding V-type ATP synthase subunit I: protein MLRPEQMSRVSVTGSKRVMDAVIEAVHDLRLLHVTEYDGSWEGFEPGDPIEGAESASEKLVTVRSLKSILDVDEEDAGPTQLVTEEALDEELEEIRTEVNDLDDRREELRDELREVEDEIDTLDPFVQLGIDLDLLKGYETLSVAVGEGDADEVREQLAASDVDDYEVFAEGDVLAAFARADENDLQDALVGATFTGLDVPEGDVDPGEYRDELEGRRQQLESDLDAVESELDDLRADVSGFLLAAEETLTIEVQKREAPLTFATTDNAFVAEGWIPTEHYGQFQSELSAAAGDSVEVEELERAEYDEGHHEETEPIPEAGSEVSADFEDEAEEATAGPTADEEEEAEPREAAPDGGRVTNASGLVSMGDDEPPTVQDNPQGVKPFEALVEVINRPQYTELDPTFIFFLTFPAFFGFMIGDLGYGLLYMGVGFWLMKSFDSDVVKSLGGVGVWAGGFTAVFGVLYGEFFGLHQLGYVVWGTEESSGFLGQLFGMHGPPIHKGLQPHYLYYAKAWLLLSVIAGVVHMCIGRALDFVNNLEHGVTEAFLESGSWIILTISIWWWILTTTAMSAKPDFLFSVFAAKGMEHPAESVTEPIQEVAIPLGFNGFEPISVGPVSLQLLAILVGLALVIYAEGGIGLIESITQGFGHVVSYTRIAAVTLAKAGMALAVNLLVFGAYAHNGEFHLIFFNGMPEHSEDVIFSGLVNSSDPVMLVLGGLFGIILLVLGHLLVLVLGITSAGLQAVRLEYVEFFGKFFEGGGKRYDPFGHERTHTAEE from the coding sequence ATGCTCAGACCTGAGCAAATGAGCCGGGTCTCGGTGACGGGATCCAAGCGGGTCATGGACGCGGTCATCGAGGCCGTCCACGACCTCCGACTCTTGCACGTCACCGAGTACGACGGCTCCTGGGAGGGGTTCGAGCCCGGCGACCCCATCGAGGGTGCCGAATCCGCCTCCGAGAAACTGGTGACCGTCCGGTCGCTCAAGTCGATCCTCGACGTCGACGAGGAGGACGCCGGCCCGACGCAGCTGGTCACCGAGGAGGCCCTCGACGAGGAACTCGAGGAGATCCGCACCGAGGTCAACGACCTCGACGACCGCCGCGAGGAACTGCGCGACGAGCTCCGCGAGGTCGAGGACGAGATCGACACCCTCGACCCGTTCGTCCAGCTGGGCATCGACCTCGACCTCCTGAAGGGCTACGAGACGCTGTCCGTGGCCGTCGGCGAGGGCGACGCCGACGAGGTCCGCGAGCAGCTCGCCGCCAGCGACGTCGACGACTACGAGGTCTTCGCCGAGGGCGACGTCCTGGCCGCCTTCGCGCGCGCTGACGAGAACGACCTTCAGGACGCGCTCGTCGGCGCGACCTTCACCGGACTCGACGTCCCCGAGGGCGACGTCGACCCCGGCGAGTACCGCGACGAGCTCGAAGGCCGACGCCAGCAGCTCGAGTCCGACCTCGACGCAGTCGAGAGCGAGCTCGACGACCTCCGGGCCGACGTGTCCGGATTCCTGCTGGCCGCCGAGGAGACGCTGACCATCGAGGTCCAGAAGCGCGAGGCGCCGCTGACCTTCGCGACCACGGACAACGCCTTCGTCGCCGAGGGGTGGATCCCCACGGAACACTACGGCCAGTTCCAGTCCGAACTGTCGGCGGCGGCCGGCGACAGCGTCGAGGTCGAGGAGCTCGAGCGGGCCGAGTACGACGAGGGTCACCACGAGGAGACCGAGCCGATCCCCGAGGCCGGCTCCGAGGTCTCGGCCGACTTCGAGGACGAGGCCGAGGAGGCGACGGCCGGTCCGACCGCCGACGAGGAAGAGGAGGCCGAGCCCCGCGAGGCGGCCCCCGACGGCGGCCGGGTCACCAACGCCAGCGGCCTGGTCTCGATGGGCGACGACGAGCCACCCACGGTCCAGGACAACCCGCAGGGCGTCAAGCCGTTCGAAGCGCTCGTCGAGGTCATCAACCGCCCGCAGTACACCGAGCTGGACCCGACGTTCATCTTCTTCCTGACGTTCCCGGCGTTCTTCGGGTTCATGATCGGCGACCTCGGCTACGGGCTGCTGTACATGGGCGTCGGCTTCTGGCTGATGAAGTCCTTCGACAGTGACGTCGTCAAGAGTCTCGGCGGCGTCGGCGTCTGGGCCGGCGGCTTCACCGCTGTGTTCGGCGTCCTCTACGGCGAGTTCTTCGGGCTCCACCAGCTCGGATACGTCGTCTGGGGGACCGAGGAGAGCTCCGGATTCCTCGGCCAGCTGTTCGGCATGCACGGGCCGCCGATCCACAAGGGCCTGCAGCCGCACTACCTCTACTACGCCAAGGCGTGGCTGCTGCTGAGCGTCATCGCCGGCGTCGTCCACATGTGTATCGGTCGGGCACTTGACTTCGTCAACAACCTCGAACACGGAGTCACGGAGGCGTTCCTCGAGAGCGGCTCGTGGATCATCCTCACCATCAGTATCTGGTGGTGGATCCTGACCACCACCGCCATGTCGGCGAAGCCTGACTTCCTGTTCTCCGTGTTCGCGGCCAAAGGCATGGAACACCCGGCCGAATCGGTCACGGAGCCCATTCAGGAGGTCGCGATTCCGCTCGGCTTCAACGGCTTCGAGCCGATCAGCGTCGGTCCGGTCTCGCTCCAGCTGCTGGCGATTCTGGTCGGTCTCGCCCTCGTCATCTACGCCGAGGGCGGGATCGGTCTGATCGAGTCGATCACTCAGGGCTTCGGTCACGTCGTCTCCTACACCCGGATCGCGGCCGTCACGCTGGCCAAGGCCGGGATGGCGCTGGCCGTCAACCTGCTGGTGTTCGGCGCGTACGCTCACAACGGCGAGTTCCACCTGATCTTCTTCAACGGGATGCCGGAGCACTCCGAGGACGTCATCTTCTCCGGGCTCGTCAACAGTTCTGACCCGGTGATGCTGGTCCTCGGCGGCCTGTTCGGCATCATCCTGCTCGTGCTTGGACACCTGCTCGTGCTGGTGCTGGGGATCACCTCCGCCGGTCTCCAGGCCGTCCGCCTCGAGTACGTGGAGTTCTTCGGGAAGTTCTTCGAGGGCGGCGGCAAGCGCTACGATCCGTTCGGTCACGAGCGGACGCACACAGCCGAGGAGTAG
- the ahaH gene encoding ATP synthase archaeal subunit H — MPRPEVLDRIKEAEQEADEIVAEAEQEADARIEEAREEADEIREQAREEAAQEAEQRLEQAREEIEAEREEILAEGQQAREELEAQAQESIDDVIDHVTDLFEEAVHAQT; from the coding sequence ATGCCACGGCCAGAAGTTCTCGACCGGATCAAGGAGGCCGAACAGGAGGCCGACGAGATCGTCGCCGAGGCCGAGCAGGAGGCCGACGCACGTATCGAGGAAGCCCGCGAGGAGGCCGACGAGATCCGCGAGCAGGCACGCGAAGAGGCAGCGCAGGAGGCCGAACAGCGTCTCGAGCAGGCTCGAGAGGAGATCGAGGCCGAGCGCGAGGAGATCCTCGCCGAGGGCCAACAGGCCCGCGAGGAGCTCGAGGCCCAGGCCCAGGAGAGCATCGACGACGTGATCGACCACGTCACGGACCTGTTCGAGGAGGCGGTACATGCTCAGACCTGA
- a CDS encoding methyltransferase domain-containing protein — MGVLEDKDRARTFYKYLSKVYDRVNPFIWNEEMRDEAIGMLDLGPDDRVLDVGCGTGFATEGLLEETERVHGLDQSAHQLDRATRKFGRRGPVRFYRGDAERLPFRDDSFDVVWSSGSIEYWPNPVDALEECRRVVRPGGRVLIVGPDYPNRTVFQKLADAIMLFYDEEEADRMFREAGFEEFEHRILQRRPGSPRAITTVARVPEE; from the coding sequence ATGGGAGTCCTCGAGGACAAGGACCGCGCGCGGACGTTCTACAAGTACCTCTCGAAGGTGTACGACAGGGTCAACCCGTTCATCTGGAACGAGGAGATGCGCGACGAGGCCATCGGAATGTTGGACCTCGGCCCCGACGACCGCGTGCTGGACGTGGGCTGTGGTACCGGCTTCGCCACGGAGGGGCTCCTCGAGGAGACGGAGCGCGTCCACGGGCTCGACCAGAGCGCCCACCAGCTGGACCGGGCGACCCGGAAGTTCGGTCGGCGCGGGCCGGTCCGGTTCTACCGGGGCGACGCCGAACGGCTCCCGTTCCGGGACGATTCCTTCGACGTGGTGTGGTCCTCGGGTTCCATCGAGTACTGGCCGAACCCGGTCGACGCCCTCGAAGAGTGTCGCCGGGTCGTGCGCCCGGGCGGACGGGTGCTGATCGTGGGCCCGGACTACCCCAACCGAACCGTCTTCCAGAAGCTCGCCGACGCCATCATGCTGTTCTACGACGAGGAGGAGGCCGACCGGATGTTCCGCGAGGCGGGCTTCGAGGAGTTCGAACACCGGATCCTCCAGCGCCGCCCGGGCAGTCCGCGCGCCATCACCACCGTCGCTCGCGTCCCCGAGGAGTGA
- a CDS encoding type IV pilin, producing MARSRAVAPVVAACTLVAVTVLLAVGIGTAALAVQLPSEPASASIALAADADSDRIALVHRGGAALNVSRLSVTVTVGGDPLARQPPVPFFAAHGFRSGPTGPFNGAASDRWTAGERATLRLASTNEPLIDPGDEVTVRLARDETTVAVATAGAT from the coding sequence ATGGCCCGGAGCCGCGCCGTCGCACCGGTCGTCGCCGCCTGTACGCTCGTGGCCGTGACCGTCCTCCTCGCCGTCGGAATCGGGACTGCAGCGCTGGCCGTTCAACTGCCGTCCGAACCGGCGTCGGCGTCAATCGCGCTCGCTGCGGACGCCGATTCCGACCGCATCGCGCTCGTCCACCGCGGCGGCGCCGCACTGAACGTCTCCCGACTCTCCGTGACCGTCACGGTCGGCGGCGACCCGCTCGCCCGACAGCCGCCGGTGCCGTTCTTCGCGGCGCACGGTTTCCGAAGCGGTCCCACCGGGCCGTTCAACGGCGCCGCGTCCGACCGCTGGACGGCCGGCGAGCGCGCGACGCTGCGGCTGGCGTCCACGAACGAGCCGCTGATCGATCCCGGCGACGAGGTGACGGTGCGACTCGCGCGCGACGAGACCACCGTCGCCGTCGCGACGGCCGGGGCGACGTGA
- a CDS encoding DUF7094 domain-containing protein: protein MRPSMVHATALLLVAAAVTAPVGAATAEEQRIGPGHPHEVAAVEGFSNYLTIPADEVRSSTTTRTGIDLSTAAAADGARLDARYDRLAFRQAFREADSDEERVQAVREVIGAAERRHVALQQRRSEAMGAHSNGTIPTDQFVRTMAHVDASARDLRRTVRAVDDRVASSGLSLPAGLDNRMRTLSEELVVMSGPVGQRLTDASTGTSEISSVYVESSLTGYTMAVIDGNTYHRETYLGSERNTSAPDQFRESDQYVVDAANERGRELYPWVRNETNPFGRGLGGTSIYLFRGDYDGGQLRAYLDGGTTDVFREHQHQRVDDVPVSETLRFENQSVDVEVERTYQTGPMRVNVTDARTGEPVDGTVRINGDPVGHTGSDGELWTVEPRAGVPVTVVTDDGRSVTDRLPP, encoded by the coding sequence ATGCGCCCCTCCATGGTCCACGCGACTGCCCTCCTCCTGGTCGCGGCCGCCGTGACCGCTCCCGTCGGTGCCGCGACGGCCGAGGAACAGCGAATCGGCCCCGGCCACCCCCACGAGGTGGCCGCCGTGGAGGGCTTCTCGAACTACCTGACGATTCCCGCCGACGAGGTCCGCTCGTCGACGACGACCCGGACCGGGATCGACCTGAGCACGGCCGCTGCGGCCGACGGCGCGCGACTGGACGCGCGCTACGACCGCCTCGCCTTCCGGCAGGCGTTCCGGGAGGCCGACTCCGACGAGGAACGCGTCCAGGCCGTCCGCGAGGTGATCGGCGCGGCCGAGCGGCGTCACGTTGCTCTCCAGCAGCGGCGCAGCGAGGCGATGGGCGCCCACTCCAACGGCACGATTCCGACCGACCAGTTCGTCCGGACGATGGCGCACGTCGACGCGAGCGCCCGCGATCTCAGACGGACCGTGAGGGCCGTCGACGACCGCGTCGCCAGTTCCGGGCTCTCGCTGCCCGCCGGGCTGGACAATCGCATGCGGACGCTCAGCGAGGAGCTCGTGGTGATGAGCGGACCGGTCGGCCAGCGGCTCACGGACGCGTCGACGGGCACCTCGGAGATATCGTCGGTGTACGTCGAGTCCTCGCTGACCGGCTACACGATGGCCGTCATCGACGGCAACACCTACCACAGGGAGACCTACCTCGGGAGCGAGCGCAACACCAGCGCTCCCGACCAGTTCCGCGAGAGCGACCAGTACGTCGTCGACGCCGCCAACGAGCGCGGCCGCGAACTGTACCCCTGGGTCCGCAACGAGACCAATCCCTTCGGGCGGGGGCTGGGCGGGACGAGCATCTACCTGTTCCGCGGCGACTACGACGGCGGCCAGCTCCGCGCGTACCTCGACGGCGGAACCACGGACGTGTTCCGCGAACACCAGCACCAGCGGGTCGACGACGTGCCCGTCTCGGAGACCCTCAGATTCGAGAACCAGTCGGTCGACGTCGAGGTCGAGCGCACCTACCAGACCGGGCCGATGCGCGTGAACGTCACCGACGCGAGGACCGGCGAGCCCGTCGACGGCACCGTCAGGATCAACGGCGATCCCGTGGGCCACACCGGGTCCGACGGCGAGCTCTGGACGGTCGAACCACGCGCGGGCGTCCCCGTGACCGTCGTCACCGACGACGGCCGCAGCGTCACCGACCGCCTGCCGCCATAG